In one bacterium genomic region, the following are encoded:
- a CDS encoding M48 family metallopeptidase: MYTEVAKNKRNSTILVLAFLIVTVLIGWVFAQALDSPWILFIAAGSSILYTWISYYNSDKMVLAVSGAKEVKKADAPELYRTLENLTITAGLPMPRLYVIDDTAPNAFATGRDPQHAVVCVTTGLLQKLDKRELEGVLAHELSHIGNYDIRIMSLIAVLVSVIALLSDFFLRWGWLVGGGDDDSPGGNSNPIFFLVAIALAIVAPIIGVIIQLAVSRKREYLADASAALLTRYPDGLADALEKISGDKEPLEAANKATANMYIINPMRANVEGKDARGFAAGLFSTHPPTAERVKRLRQMGDHA, from the coding sequence ATGTATACAGAGGTTGCAAAGAATAAACGTAACTCAACTATTTTGGTCCTGGCCTTCCTGATTGTTACAGTGCTTATCGGCTGGGTTTTTGCCCAGGCTCTGGATAGTCCGTGGATACTGTTTATTGCGGCTGGTTCGTCAATTCTCTACACCTGGATTAGCTACTACAACTCGGACAAAATGGTGCTGGCTGTGTCGGGGGCTAAGGAGGTGAAAAAGGCTGATGCACCGGAACTATATCGCACGCTAGAAAATCTCACTATCACAGCTGGTTTGCCGATGCCACGGCTTTATGTAATTGACGATACTGCCCCAAATGCCTTTGCGACCGGGCGCGATCCTCAACATGCAGTGGTATGCGTTACGACTGGGCTTTTACAAAAACTCGACAAGAGAGAGCTGGAAGGAGTGCTGGCTCACGAGCTCTCACACATTGGTAATTATGATATCCGCATTATGAGTTTGATTGCCGTATTGGTGTCGGTGATTGCTTTGCTATCGGACTTTTTCTTGCGTTGGGGGTGGCTGGTGGGCGGCGGCGATGATGATAGTCCGGGGGGTAACTCGAACCCGATCTTTTTCTTGGTGGCAATCGCTTTGGCGATAGTGGCGCCAATTATTGGAGTGATTATTCAGCTGGCAGTTAGTCGCAAGCGTGAGTATCTAGCTGATGCTTCGGCTGCACTTTTAACGCGCTATCCAGATGGTCTGGCGGATGCATTGGAAAAAATATCGGGTGATAAAGAGCCACTGGAGGCAGCCAATAAAGCTACCGCTAATATGTACATCATAAATCCGATGCGCGCTAATGTGGAAGGGAAAGATGCGCGAGGGTTTGCGGCTGGGTTATTTTCAACCCATCCACCAACTGCCGAGCGAGTAAAACGATTACGACAGATGGGAGATCATGCATGA
- a CDS encoding LemA family protein: MLIVYIILAVVAIGAIWLWMTYNGLVKAHTRSDEALSDITVQMKRRLDLIPNLVESVKGYAKHEKSVLTEVTKARNLAMAAPDGDLSKQAEADNMLSGALKSLFAVSENYPDLKANENFLQLQQELVDTEDKIQASRRFYNGNVRDFNIKLKVFPTNMFAKSLGFTPYEFFEVSESERAAAEKPVDVSFDEKAEAKK; this comes from the coding sequence ATGCTGATTGTTTATATTATTTTAGCAGTTGTGGCAATTGGGGCTATTTGGCTCTGGATGACCTATAATGGACTAGTTAAAGCGCATACCCGCAGCGATGAGGCGCTCTCTGATATTACAGTGCAGATGAAGCGACGCTTGGATCTGATTCCAAACTTAGTGGAGTCAGTAAAAGGCTATGCTAAGCATGAAAAGTCTGTCCTCACTGAAGTAACTAAGGCTCGTAATCTGGCTATGGCTGCTCCCGATGGCGATCTCTCTAAGCAGGCTGAAGCTGATAATATGCTATCCGGTGCGCTAAAGAGCTTGTTTGCGGTGTCGGAAAACTACCCAGACCTCAAGGCGAACGAGAATTTTTTACAATTACAGCAAGAGCTAGTTGATACTGAAGATAAGATTCAAGCCTCTCGCCGTTTCTACAATGGTAATGTGCGTGACTTTAATATTAAGCTAAAGGTTTTTCCAACTAATATGTTTGCTAAGTCTCTTGGCTTCACACCGTATGAATTCTTTGAAGTATCAGAGAGTGAACGAGCGGCTGCTGAAAAACCAGTTGATGTGAGCTTTGACGAAAAAGCTGAAGCTAAGAAATAA